TTGCTGTATCGCCGGGTTACTTTCTTTGATAACTCCCTGCATATCGGTCAATACAATACCGATACCCGCCTTTTCAAAGACTGCCCGAAATTTTTCTTCATTGGGACAATATTCTTTGGCAGACCTTTGGTTATTGTTATATAGCATTTTAAGTAAATTCATCCCCCTGACTTAACAGGTTTGTTTATAATAACTTTTTCACCTTACTTCGACGCTAAACAAATAAATCCTTGTTCTATTGTCAGATTTTGCCGAAATAAATAATTAATAAACTTGTTCTTTCAAGTACTAAAGTTAAAGGAATATTAAAAAGCAACCCAGCGGTTGCTTTTTAAAACTCACTTGCTTTTTGTATAGCCTCTGCCACAGACTTATTTACTGATTGTTCCAGTTCTTGCCCTTGCAGTACCCCAGTTAATTCTGTGGTAATAGTAATAATATTTCCTGGCTCAACCCCCATAAAACCTAAAATGGTCCGAATATAGCGATCACCCATTTCCAACTGAGCTGTCGGCCCCTGGCTATAGAGTCCGCCCCTGGCAGTAATGTGAGCAGCTTTTTTGCCCGGCGTTAAAAGGCCCACCGGTCCTTGCTCGGTATACTTAAAGGTAACACCGGCCAGCATTACATAATCAAAGTACATTTTTAAAATAGCAGGAAAACTAAGATTCCACATTGGTGCGGCAATAACATACTTGTCGGCAGCGGCAAACTGTTCGGCATATTTTCTCATTACACAATCCTGACCAGCAAACATTTGCCCTAACATTTCAGCATTCAGCGGTCGGAGATCCTCTTTGTACAAGTCCAAGGTAATTATTTTATCTCCGGGATTTTGCTCTTGATAAGCCTTAATAAATGCTTCTGACATTCTAAAGGTATAGGAAGCATTGTCCGGCTTGGGGTTCGCCTTAATATAAAGAACTGTACTCACAACCATTCCCCCTGCAAAATTAGTTTCTGCCTTACATTTAGATCATAGTCCTGGCAGTTGCCGATTCTGTGCGTTAGCCTTACTTACTTCAATCAGGCTAATTCTCCGGTACCTTGAATAATCACCTCCACCTTAACCTTGATTTCACTGTTGCAAAAAACTTCATCCCAGTCCTCTTCCTTTAACAGGTCTGGCCAGTACACTCGGGCATACTTGCCCAGCAAAATGGCATCCACACGGTATTTTTGCTGTAAGTCCTGGACAAATTGCTCACATTGTTGTTGCACCTGTTTTTCCAGTGCTCTTTCAATTAAATCTACATTACTTACTTCCCCTGCAAATGGAAAACCATTTATATTTTCCAACACCATACCCTGCAGCTTTATTTCCACTTCAAAGAAGGGCTGTCCGTTAACCAGTTTTGCTTTTACCTTACGATTATTGCCACCATGAAAGGTAACCTGCTGCGCTTCTCCATTTCCATCCTTCAACTCCAAATAAATGTCTCCCCGTTTTTTTTCACCCCGTAGCCAGGTTAAGGCCCGCATATCATTTTCATTTACCTTTGCCACCATGCGATATTTTTAAAAAGCGCTGCGCCCGTTACCTCAATTCTATCCTGCTGATGAATCTTAATGACAGGCAAAACCGGGTTAAAACCAGCGGTATACACATTTATTTTAAATCTATGTAAGTTTTCATCGGGAATAAAATTATTCTGGCCGCTGTTTCTCATTAAATCCAGTACATTTTCCCCTACACTGCGATATTGTTTTGGTTCTACTTGAAAAATATCCTCAGCCGATCCGTCGGCCACTATCAGTCGTACCGTTTGGCTGAGGGTGGTAAAGCGAAATAAGTAATCAAATAAGCCTTCTGTTCCCCTCTTAGCCAGCTCCTCACCAATGATCACCCCTTTTAAATCCCCCGATGCCACAATCCGTGATGTTTTGTTGCCTCGATCTATGCGGGACTCACCGAAGGATCTACCCTCTGTACGCAACACATCGGACTGCTCTTTAGCCTCACCCAGTACCGGATAATTTAATAACATGATGTATTTTCCCTGGCTATAATCAAAGCCAGCTATGAGGGGAATAACCATATCCTTTACATCGGTGGCATCCCAACAGCCAGTAAATGGTAGCAGCATTAATAACAGACAACATAAAATTTTTTTAGGCATCTTCCTTGTCACCGCCAATCCCCCGCACTACCGCAACCAGCCACAGAAACAGTGGTATCAGGATGAGAAAGGCAAATCCCATCATGCTAAGCTTAGAGCTAAAGTCTATGGCCGTTTCAAAGTTCTGAGGCAGTAATAACACAAGCAGAATAAAGGGAAACAGGCCCAGGGTCACCCAAACAGGCGACTGCACACTTAAAAACCTTTCCGTAGTAAAGCGACAGCAAAAATACATGGTAGCCACTGGCTGAAAGGCAACAAAAATATAAAAGATGATGAAAAAGAATTCAGCCCTTTCAATAAGTGGCGCTTCATAGGTTTTTAATAAAACCATGAGGGCAAAGCGAATCCTACCAATAACATCCGGCCCAAACACTCCCAAGGTAGTAATCACCACTGCAAGGTAGTAAAAAGAAACAAGTCCGCACTACCACCAAGACCTGCAAAAACAGTATTTTCATCTTGGGTCAAAGAACCGGTAAGTTGGGTACCCTGCTCCGCAGTTTTTAAAATTTGTTCCTGTCCTTTAGGCTTTCTATTTTTCCATTTGCCAAAAAGATCTTTCATGATCATAAAACCACCTGCCCTAGCTTATTTTGCCACAAGCGGCAGTATTTATTAGAAATAGTATGAAAGAAATAACTCCCCCCTTTGCTCCTGAGGGAGCAATGGGAGGAGTACCAATTAGGCTGGCAAGGGAAATTTTATGATAAATATGGTACCCTGTGAGCCGGTATTTACCTCTATGGTAGCCTGATGACGGGCTGCAATGCCATAGCATACCGCCAAGCCCAGGCCAGTGCCATTTTCTTTGGTGGTTACAAAGGGGGTGCCTAGCTTGTCCAGCACCTCCTGGGGAATGCCGCTGCCCTGGTCCTGCACTTTGAGTAAAACGGCATTCTCGCTCTGGCTGGTACTGATGGTCAGGGTTTGGCCAGGTGTCATGGCATCAGTGGCATTGCGGGTTAAGTTTAATAACAGTTGATTTATTTCCTGCTTGTTTAACTGTAAATCGGGCACCTCTGTTAGATCCACTACCACATTCATTTCCTTCTCACTGGCATCGGAAATAATTAACGGTTGCAGTTCTTTGATGATTTTTGTCAGGTTACAGCTTTGCAAATTGGCTGGCACCTTGCGGGCCAGGGAAAGATACTCGTTAATAATACCATTGGCTCGATCCAGTTCGTTAATCATTAAATTAAAGTAGTCTAAATAGCCACTGCACTCTTTCTTTTCCTTCAGCATTTGTAAAAAACCACGTACGCTGGTAAGGGGATTGCGAATTTCGTGGGCAATGCCAGCGGCCATTTCTCCCACTAGATTTAAGCGGTCGAGACGAAAAATTTCCCGTTCCAGTTGTTTTTTCTCAGTAACATCCAGACCGATTTTAATAATTTTGGGTGAACCGTCTGTATCCAGGAAAAATCGCTGATGAATCTCGTAGGTGCGTCCGTTATAGATGGTTCCCTCGTAATTTGATGGTAACATACACTCCAATGTTTGCAGTGATGTACAATGCTCACAGGGTTCTGAGCGGTGCCACATGATCTCGTAACAATGTCTGTTACCGGGTTCACCAAATAATTTACGGAAGTTCTTATTGGCAAAGGGGATGGAATAATCCTGTTCTAACAGCCAGACATTACCGGGTGATTCATCCAGAATGGTGTAAAGCCTCTTTCTTTCTTTCTCCAGGCTGGTGGCCGTTTCATCAATGACTTTGGCTAGTTCGCCAATCTCACCCTGGTAAGGCAGACCTGTGCGGGCGGTTAAATCACCTCTGCCCAACTTACGGGCTGTATCTACCAAAGATTGGATAGGTCGCAGAAATAACACTTCACTGGTCAACCAGCATAGGCCAAATGCCAAAAATGTAAGCCCGCAAAGCTCCAGTAACCGTTGCTGGGCGGTACAGTTCACTGCAGCAAAAATATAATCTCTGGGAATACCCACAGTAATATAAATATCTGTGCTCAGTTGCTCTTTTAAGGACAAATAGGCATAAATACGCTGGGTACCATCAATTCCCCGGCCCGCCAGGATACCTTCACTCTCCTGTGAGTTAATTATTTTAGCAACGCTGGTATCTTCAGGGACAGTGTGACCTACCCATTCATCCCCAACAGGGAAACATGCAAATATAGTGCCATTTCTATCCAATATATTGACCCTGGAACCAGGAGGTAATTCAACACTATCAATTAATTGGTCAAGCCACTTTAATTTTAACGAAACCAACAGCACCCCCTGCACCCGACCCAGTTGGTCTAACACCGGTTGGGCAAAGGGTAAGATGCCTTTGTTATTGATTGGTGATATTTGGTGATGACCAATAGTAAATTGCAAATTTTCTTTAGCGGAAATAAAAAGAAGGTAGTCCATAACATTTAGCTCTTCCTCCATGGGCAGCCCGCTGGCAATAATATCACCCTGAGTGTTGGCAAGGGC
This region of Desulforamulus ferrireducens genomic DNA includes:
- a CDS encoding FMN-dependent NADH-azoreductase codes for the protein MSTVLYIKANPKPDNASYTFRMSEAFIKAYQEQNPGDKIITLDLYKEDLRPLNAEMLGQMFAGQDCVMRKYAEQFAAADKYVIAAPMWNLSFPAILKMYFDYVMLAGVTFKYTEQGPVGLLTPGKKAAHITARGGLYSQGPTAQLEMGDRYIRTILGFMGVEPGNIITITTELTGVLQGQELEQSVNKSVAEAIQKASEF
- a CDS encoding ATP-binding protein; this translates as MKHNFLPTSLRVRLLLMITVVIIPVFIILFNSIEELRQREEKNAYQNAMQVAKAVSQANWQLIEVTKLLSEVLARLSEVQKTDIAACNELFAELLQQYPHYNNIALANTQGDIIASGLPMEEELNVMDYLLFISAKENLQFTIGHHQISPINNKGILPFAQPVLDQLGRVQGVLLVSLKLKWLDQLIDSVELPPGSRVNILDRNGTIFACFPVGDEWVGHTVPEDTSVAKIINSQESEGILAGRGIDGTQRIYAYLSLKEQLSTDIYITVGIPRDYIFAAVNCTAQQRLLELCGLTFLAFGLCWLTSEVLFLRPIQSLVDTARKLGRGDLTARTGLPYQGEIGELAKVIDETATSLEKERKRLYTILDESPGNVWLLEQDYSIPFANKNFRKLFGEPGNRHCYEIMWHRSEPCEHCTSLQTLECMLPSNYEGTIYNGRTYEIHQRFFLDTDGSPKIIKIGLDVTEKKQLEREIFRLDRLNLVGEMAAGIAHEIRNPLTSVRGFLQMLKEKKECSGYLDYFNLMINELDRANGIINEYLSLARKVPANLQSCNLTKIIKELQPLIISDASEKEMNVVVDLTEVPDLQLNKQEINQLLLNLTRNATDAMTPGQTLTISTSQSENAVLLKVQDQGSGIPQEVLDKLGTPFVTTKENGTGLGLAVCYGIAARHQATIEVNTGSQGTIFIIKFPLPA
- a CDS encoding Ger(x)C family spore germination C-terminal domain-containing protein, which translates into the protein MVAKVNENDMRALTWLRGEKKRGDIYLELKDGNGEAQQVTFHGGNNRKVKAKLVNGQPFFEVEIKLQGMVLENINGFPFAGEVSNVDLIERALEKQVQQQCEQFVQDLQQKYRVDAILLGKYARVYWPDLLKEEDWDEVFCNSEIKVKVEVIIQGTGELA